The genomic window TTCTAGACTTCTTTGCCTTGTTTTTCTGATCTATAAAATGTTAGTTTGGGGCCGGTTAAACTTCGAGGCTCCTTTCAGCTTCATTACTGGTGACTGAGTGTCTTAAAGAGGAAACACAATTCTGTGAGCATCAGCAATTAACTTTTGCAGTTGCAGAAATTAATGATTGTAGCTGAATTGACACAGCAGTAACTGAGCATATGAATTGTACTGGAACTTTGACCCCAGTTTGTGGTTATCTCTTGTGTGTCCCTGAAAATACATTGAGTTTAGTATTTTAAAGTTATGTATCTTGAAAACTCCTGAACCACCTGagcaccaagagaaaaaaaaaaaaaaagatgaaaatcagAATAAACACTTAAATAGTACTGCATTCGGATGAAATTTATAGAGGAATAAGGAGCCAGGCTTCTATTTTTGATATTCCAGTGATTGTAAAGGTGCGCCTACTTGTCCCCTATATCGTCCAGCCTCATACAATGCCCTGCATCTTATTatccctagagattctgattcttTTAAGTCTGGAGCacaagaaattctatttttaagaagctCTCTGAGTGATTTTGGTGAAcagtataaaaattattactttatCTCAAGAccagttcttcctttttttgattTTACCTTCTGGTGAGAGGCTAATTGTAGGAGAGGCAAGGCCAGGGAGATGAGAATGACCAGATGGTTCCCACTACTTTTAAGTAAAGGTTTATGTGATGCTATGTCGGTTACACAGCAGTTTCATACTTCATTTGGATCTCTGAGCCTTTAAATAATTGTGATTATTAGTACGCTGTTTTACCTAAGACTGAAGTGCCAAGGATTTAAGTAGCTTGTTTGTGGTCCCTCAGCCACTACCTAGTGCATCCAGAACTTGGAACCAGTATCTTGACTCTAGAACTGTTTCCTACTCACAGTGACCAGATGCAGTGTGGATACAAAGTGGGTGTTTATGAAGGAGGATGACGGTAATTAATggacttttaaaaagcaattacattctaaaattcttcctaaattttctacagacctttttttttttttaaagcttttatttatttatttgttagagagagagagcgtgagctcgcgaacacaggcagacagagaggcaggcagaggcagagggagaagcaggctccccaccgagcaaggagcccgatgtgggactccatcccaggatgctgggatcataacctgagctgaaggcagccgcttaaccaactgagccacccaggtgtcccatgactttttttttaagtcggcAACAGTGACTTGCTATCAGATCTCTCTGCTTGTTTATGTTATTACCCAAGCCCCCCACGGCCCCCGTGCTAGGACAGGGCTAGCACTTCCGGTTTCTAGTGTCCACACCCCCAAGTCATACGTATGTATCACTTGTTCCTTACTGGCTTCAAGTATGTTGTCTGAGTTCCCAGTTCAGTTTAGAACACATTTCCCACCTGGCGTATAGCAATTCCCACCGTCCCATTCATACTTGCTttgttattttgcatttatttcatcTCAGGCTTGAAATGTAGGGATTGGAATCATTTTCTCGCCTCTTTCTCTTCTAGTTCATTCAAACCATATGATAGAGCTTTGATGGGAATGGTCAGTAATGTTTGCCTACAAATAAAGTTTATCCGTTTTAGCTTAGAAAATATTAACAGCCACCCAAAGGGTGTCTACAGGGTGGGTGttgccatcttctctctctctgtcttcatagAATTTAGGAActgaaggtgggggtggtggtgcctggggggctcagttggttaggcatcccactcttggttgcagctcaggttgtgagattgagcctgctGTTGGGCTCCACGCCCGCTTGGAgttccctctccctgtctgctgCACCCACCCCTCACTTGTGCACGTGCCTGCTtgctcgctcactcactctccagaaattaagaaaaataaaagggactGGCAGGATCTTCCATTGCAACACATTTTGGTTAGGAAGACCCTTTTTAAAACCCAAGGCAGTTCGTGTACCCTATGTTGAAAGTTGCAGGaggtcttgtcttttttttttttttttttttttacttttctggaaGAGAGAGAGTTCATAATTATTCTCGGGGTTTTTTTGTTGGCGGGAGGAGTGGGTAGGAGCACACCGAGCTGAAATCTGTCACCTTGAAATTTGGACCTTTTGGCTCGGGATCTTTCTTAAGGAGTAGCAGTGGTGGACAAACCCATTCCTCTTCGTATATGTTAACTCTAGATATTTGAAGAGCACCAGCTGCCCCATttaatttagggttttttttcccccccttttctttcttcagagcCTTACTGTCACTAGCTCTTTTGACCATTCCTTCTTCGTGACTTGACTTCTAGACTCTTTTCCAGTCGTCTTGTTCATTCATCTTCCATTAGAAGAAACCTTTGATAGACAGGGTCCTTTAACAGAAGGTTCCCAGAATGAAGTGCCGTTTGATAGCAtacatcagatttttttaaaaagtctcaagTCAAAATACTTTTCATCCCTGACCAATTGACTATTTTGGCCGAAATGAGAAATGTTAATCTTGTTTTGTGGTACAGTTTCCTAACCCATTATAGCACAGAGTCATGTGCATATTTCATAAGCATAActtggttttttaaataattttttatttttttattaacatataatgtattattagccccaggggtacaggtctgtgaatcgtcaggcttacacacttcacagcactcaccatagcacataccctccccaatgtccaaccaccctatccctattccacccccctcccccggcaaccctcagtttgttttgtgagattaagtctcttatggtttgtctccctcctggcaTAACTTGGTTCTTTAAAACAATATGAACAAAACATAGAGCCAGAGACAGTCCTGTGGTAGAGTGCTGGGAACCTTCCCTAGCATCCCTTGGGTACCATCACGTAGCCTGCCATGAAACCCTCATCCTTACAGTATAGAGTACTTGTCAATCCAGTGGGAGAAATGCAGtagctcattatttttaatttgtgttctCCTGATGACTAGTCAAGTGGAGTATCTTTTTATATAGCTAGTGAccatttgggttttcttttctgtcagtCGTCTGTCATCCAATTTACACAAGTGCTTTGTTTGACTTTTCCTATTGACAGCATTTTTCTTACATGCTCTAGACATTAGTCCTTTCTCATCTAGTCAGTGTACTTTCCAGTCTccacctgtcttttttttttttttaaatagtgcttTTGCTGTAGAGAAGTTTCTTAATGTAGTCAGATTTACTAGCCTTGTGGTTTGTGAGGTTTGGGGGATAGTTTTGTTGtttgtcttgtttaagaaattctttaaCCCAAATCGTAATACATAACacacatattatgtattatacattATGTACATTTTGtacatatgtattatgtattatacataatacataacCCGAATcataatacataatacacacatgtgttttcttcagaaaggttttttttttttaatttaaattcaattaattaccaTCTAGTGTATTATCAGCTTCAGAGGCAGAATTCATCAGTTTCTTCAGAAAGTTTTTGAAGCCTCGCTTTTTCCATTTGGGCTTTGAaccatcttgagtttatttttgtgtgttatgtGAGATACCGTCTTCTACATGCATAACCAACTAAGCCTTTGGCATTGAtcatagtcattttttttcccactcattgATGTCACTGAGTCCCCAAACACGGAAGACTCTTTCTAGCCTTCGTTCTTTGCTCTTGGGTCAGCGTTGGGGTCAgggtttgtctgtctgtctctgcacTGTTACTGTATTGGTTTTATTATTACGGCTTTTTATTGAGTGTAGCAGGTGGGACAGGTCATCTCTCTCATACTTACTTCAGAGTCGTCTTGGGTATTCTTTGCCCCcccttttattatgttaattttcagattttctctgtGAAGCTACCCTTGAAAATCTACCTCACTGTCTGCATGCAGGCCTTCTGTGAAATCCAAATTCTCCTTTCCATCAGCATTGCCGTGTGGTCCTCGACTGCTGCTTGTGTGGGAACCCTGATCCAGATGTTGGTTAAGTCCAGTCAAATCCCCACATCTGCCTCCAGATCTCCATGCACCCTCATTCTAAACTGTCACCCTTTCCTTACTGGAGTTGCCATCTGGTCCCTCcatctctggtcatgatttctAATTTCCTCTCTGAGCCATGGATCTCACCCAGCACACTCAGAGTCATTAGAGAGTTGGCCTTGCTTCTGGCACCATGGGTCATGTTTAGAGGCTGCAGGAAAGCCCTGGAAAAGACAAGAGGAAGTCGAAACCAAACTTGGGCTCCTTTGCTTGCATTGGTCAGTTTTGGTTCACTGTGGTGCCCATGGTGGAGGATGGCTGCTGACCCTTCCCACAAGGGTTGGCGATGATATGAGAGCGCAGCAGGCTCCTTCACTGTGCCTCTGAGGTGGAGACCAGAAGCCCCAGCAGGTCGTTGTCGGGGATAGCATAAGCAGTATTCCAGGCCTGATCACAGAGGCCACTGGGAAGGGCTCTGAgggtgaccttggccaagtccaGGGGAGCCTCTGGAGAGCGCCCTAGGGCCAGATGTCTGGGGCCATGCTAGAAAGCCAGAGCCTAGGGTTGCATTTCCAGAGGAGATAGCAATCACCTGATACTGCCAGGGAAAGATGTTTACCAAACAGGAGATCCCTATCTTTCAGGACCTTCTCTGATCATTTTCTCCAGCTAATCGCCTCCTCCCGTCTTCCCTGGCTCCCCTTAGCCCCCGACCCCAACTCTCAGGCCAGACAGCCTGCTTGTAATCTACATGACATGCCATTTTACATAtcgttttcttcatttcttctctcacCAGATCATGTCTCCCATCTTCAGAATGATCTTTGGAACTTGCTTCACCACCGCCCCCTTCCAGTACCCCCAGATTGCTCTTGTATGTCCATCGCCTTTGCTTGGCACCACTGTTCCTCAGCTTCCTTTTTGTTTATACTTTTGTGTATGAGTGCTCTCTCAAATCTTCTTGGGACTTTTCATGTCTCTCTGGCCTGTCATTCCTAATTACATCGTTTCTCAAGGACAAGGATTATATCTGTCCTGCCCTTTGACTCTCCCTAGTACAGGCCAGTGCTTAGTACATTGGGTCAAAGAACAGAGAGTGGGATTGGCTGGGTCCAGATTGAGGTTTATcactcgctgtgtgaccttgaacaagctaCATAACCTTTCTGGGCTTCAGTTGTCTTATTtacaaaatgaggatgataatggTTCTTTCCTCGTGGGGTTATTGACTTTGCAGAATATCTTAGATGCGCCAAGCGCTGGATAAATGCTGCTGGTcggttttattatttaatattcatgttAAAATATTAGAAACCCTGCCAAAACGTGTGGCCTAAAGTGCCACTTACAAATTTTACAGTTCAGCGATGCTGTCAATTTAAATCAGTTACATGTTGGCATCAGAAAATGTGTCTTTCCTGACCGAAGCGCTGTTGATTACTCCCGTCTcactcatttcctctctcttcctttgataGGCAGGTCCACGAGATCCAGTCTCACATGGGACGCCTGGAGACGGCAGACAAGCAGTCTCTGCACTGTGAGTAATTAACTATGGAGACCAGAGTCCTTTCTCTGATGACACGGTGCTAATGGGCTGGGTTTCCTGACCGCTTTTCTGCCTCAGGAGCTTAATGATTCAACGCAGAATGAGTTCTGCTGTTAGGGTGGACAGAAAAACCCTCTGGCAAAGTCCCTGACTTCCCTGATTGCACCCTGCGGAATCCCACAAGTCTTATCCCCCATTACCCCTCCACTCAACCTGACATGCCCCTATGGGAATGGACGTTCTCTCCTCCATCTGTCTTAATCTAATTACCGAGCCCTTAGAGGAATGTACTCCATACCAATTCAGAGATGTGTAACTGGAATTGGTCATTTCTGCTAAGCTGAGGGCTGTGGCTTTTTTAGGAGGATTACTCAGAAACAAATAGCAATATTAATTAGTTCAGTTCCCACACCACGGTTTCTGCGGAGACAagtgctgttttttgttttgtagtttttttgcTGTCAAAAGAAAAGGTTGTCTCTCGAAGCTGGTCGGACAGGCACCACTGGTTCCCCACACGCCACAGGGGccaccccctcacctccctgcCTGGCTGTCAGCATGCCCGATTCTGTCCGCTCGTGCCTCTTTTCCACAGCTTCCAACGCATCTCTGGGTTCTATGCCCACCTTGTTCTCATCAAAACTGTGTATCTTAGCTGTAGGTTGGACAGTTCTCGGGCAGGAAGTGGTCTGGGTGCTCTCCTGTACCCAGACTAGTGTCCACGGGCTCTGTTTGCCTTCCCAGTATTTCCAGTCATAcgattaaaaatggaaaagcaggCATTTTGACTGTTTATCaaaaggaataaggaaaatgAGTGTATTTATCATATCTTTACCTCTGTAGAATCTTTCCTGGGCCTTTCCTAGTGGTATTTGGTCTATCTGGGGATGTCAGCATCAGGCTTCCCGGTCTTATGGAAAGCCTTCCGGGAGCGGGTGTCTGTCTTTCACACACTAATCttcccctttgcttttttttttcttttaacctcatTACTATAGGGAATTCAGTTGGCAGCCTTTTGACTAGATATATAACTCATATCTGAGAATAATCTCAAGGGAAAAGAGACCTCGTTCTGTTTCAGACGATATTgcattttgcttaaaatatttcatttctaaaggcaagaaatttatttctgtagttttatctagctttttaaaaaattggcattGTTACAGCTCTAacagctatgtgtgtgtgtgtgtctgtgtgtctgtgtgtttagaACAACATTTACAGAGTTACTTAGTATAACTTGAAGTTTTTCCAGTTATTCACTGGTATGtgcatttttctcccttttagaggtgtttctttgaatttattggATATGGAAAAAAGATGTGTTAAATGTATCCCTCTCATTTCAGTTCACTGTCTCTTTTCTggcaattattctttttttctcttcggTGCAGTAGTAGAGAATGAAATCCAAGCAAGTATAGACCAGATATTCAGCCATCTAGAACGTCTGGAGATTTTGTCCAGCAAGGAGCCCCCTAACAAAAGACAGAATGCCAAACTGTGAGTGCGCTCTTTGATACCCTCAGCCCATCAGGGGAGGCTGGCGAATATTCTTGAAAATCCATTACAGATTGAAAAACTGAGACTCTGTAAAGATGCAGTTTCCCTAAAGGGCACGATTCCATTTCAGTGATGCTTCCTCAGAATTAAAAACCCTGTGAGGTTTGTGGCTCAGAAGCTTCGTGTCTCCTCACAGTGGGTCGTTTGGAAATTTTACATCTGGTGCTGTTTTTCTGACCAGACCCAGGCCTCTTGAAGCCTACTGCCATCAGAGAGGTTGGCTCTGGCCTTTGGTTCCCGCTGCCTTCTTGGgttgaaatgaaatcttgcccttaaTCACTTATATCAGTCTGTTTATAATGAAATGCCAGTCTCATGTTTGATACTCCCCCCATGAAATTGAATTGAAACCCCTGTCACCACCTCCACCCCAGGCCCTGCTCCCAGAAGTTTTATGAAACTTTGTTGATGCTTTACTCAAAAGATGCCCTTGGGCTGCTTCTTGGAAAGCGATACAGTCCATAGAAGGTCAGGGAGAGGTCCTTGAGCCTGCTTCCTGTCACCTGTTGCCTGTCAGGCATCCAGACACAGAGACCAGCAGATGCTTAAGGAAAGCTGCTGGAGTCTCGTGGGCTACACCCAACTGGAACCACAGGCTGCTGCTCTTATTCTCACCATCCTCCCTCAAAATCAGATGATTTTGGCGGGGGTAACATGCAGCAGGTGTAGGGAGAAGCAAGGGGACATCTTGAATACAACGCCTGGCCACAGCAAGTGTGTAGCCCTGGGCTCCTGCAatgtaatctctctctccatcaattCCAGTCGTGTTGACCAGTTAAAGTATGACGTCCAGCACCTGCAGACCGCTCTCCGAAACTTCCAGCATCGGCGATACGCAAGGGAACAGCAGGAGAGACAGCGAGAGGAGCTTCTGTCTCGCACGTTCACCACCAACGTAAGCCAGGCTCTGGGGTGGGGATCCGCGGGTCCGTGGCAGTTCCCTGGCACTGCGGCGGGGGCCTTGGAGCTTCATCCATTCCAGGGGGTGTCTGAAGCCcaccgaggaggaggaggagcctaAACGGAAATGACAGCGGCTTTCATGCATTGCCACTCACACGAGACCTAGACAGGGAATCTCCTTTGCTAATACAAAAGCCCAAAAAGGAAGCAGTTATGTCGAGGGAATGGGCAGAGGAGAAAATGACCGAGGTCAAAATGGTTTGACCGAGAGGTGGAAGTTCACACGGTGGAAGcgattttttttctgatcagaTAGAGCCGGTGATGAGAATGGAGATGGTCTGTCAGGAGGGCAACATTCCAAAGCTGCCTTCTGGAAGTGCTTGTCGCTATGCCGTGTCTGTGCGTGACTCCAGGGTTGGACACATGGAAATGTTTTAGCCCCAAGTCTCAGCAGCAATTTGGAGGAATTTGTTAACAGATACATACTTTGTTTTGGACGGATTGCTTAACTTTGAGCCTGTTCGAAAGTGGCCTGTTGGTGTGCATGTTTGATTTTGGGGACACCCTTGGCCCTGCCCTTGAGTCTCTATAGGATCATTTCCTGCACATGGCTGTAGAGCACACTGGCCTTTTTCATGTCCTGTAGCCCATGTTTCCACCCGCGAGGTGGGATTGGTGgtcattttgtcttcattttctaatgAGGTCTTAGCTTTCTTTACCTGTCAGAGTTCAGATCAATCCATGTTTCACAGACGTCTGTCTCTTTGCCGTGTCCCCACTGGCAGTAAAGTTTGCAGAGTGTTCCAGAATGTGCCTGCATAGTTTTTGCTCCTCTAGGGTAAGCAGTCACATATCGGTGATTAATAATGTGACAACGTAATGAGGACATGTTGGTGGTAAAGCTGTAAGCATAGtgacctttccttttttttttgtattttcacgTTTTCATAGCTGCCTTTCAGAAGTATAATGAACTATACAGCACACTGAAAGGTGTGTGGACCTTTGGTAGTCATGGCATTGGGTGTTCAGGCCTGTTTAAGGCCAGGGACAATGGCTCAGAATTACTCTTGTTTCCTACCAGCTTGGTGAGCTGCGGTGCACACGGCGTCCTTAGTACAAACTGACTTGCCAGATGAACTACTTACTGGTCAATGCTCATTAGCTGTTAGAGGGTAAGAAAGATTTGCATATAAAAGGCATTCTGCTGATGCTTGTCAAATGAGAAAGGgacattcattgattcattcaaacCCTGGAGTCCTATGtcttccccccagcccccgctgAGCGTTGGCTGTGTGCAGAACGCTGCGGAAGATGCCGAGAGTAAAGCTCATAAAAAAAACCAGGGCCGGGGCTCCTCCCTGTGAGTGCTCCTGTGCGAGCTGCAGGGACAGAGTGCAGGTGCGTGAGAAATGGTTCCGAACCTGtgcagcagaggagagggggtgTAGCCTCTTGGTGGTGATTGAAAGAGGTGAGAAGGGCACAGCTTGCCAGACCGGAGAGTGTGCTGTGGTCGGGAGGCAGGAAAGAACAGAAGCACGGCCAGTCCCGAATGACTTCTGTATACAGTCCCCTGTGCTGTAAACTTAGAACCCCAGGACTGATCTCGGGGTTGGTCTCTACAGGATGGTTAAGAGGGGGCCAGGCTCCGCATTCAGTAGTGGGCTGCAGGCCCCGCCGGACTTAGCAGCTCACCATGGCCTCAGGCAAGCTACTCCACTTCTTGGCTTCCGTTTCTTCACTTCTAAAATGGGGACACCGTAGTAACCATGTCGGGGTGTTAGaatgaggattaagtgaatttAGGGTAGTGCACACGCAGAGTGGAAAATGCTTGATCGTTGTGTccgttttccctccctccctttctttgcAGCCCTTTCTTGCCTGCTTAGGAGAATTGTCCCATTCAGGCCACCGTTAGGCCATCGACGGGAAGCATGGGCTTCTCTATCCTAAGTCTCCATCTAGCAAgcatttagcaaacatttagtGCTGAGTTCATTCAGAGAAAGCCaaggagaggaagtggggaaCAAGCTAAATTCATAGAGAAGTAGTCAGAGAAAGCCTTTAGGAGAAGGCCAGCGAGGCCTTGAAGGACTGATGCTTTTCCCTAAGCAGTGGTCACGGTAGAGCCGGTGGAGAGGCGGGAATGGACGGACCTTGGGTACGACATTCTTCCGCAGAGTGCCAAGTCGGAGGAAAGCTGTTCTTCCTCGGGGCGAACAGAGGCCATCGCTGGTCTtgggtttttcttctctctgaggcACCTTGATTCTTGCACCAGTCCCTCTGGCTGTTCCTCCGAGTTGGCCTTGGCCGAAAGGCAGAGCGGCCAGGTGTTGCGAGAGCCCAGGGGCTGAGCAGCCTGCAGAGCTAACCCAATGCCTGCGTCTCTCCACAGGACTCTGACACCACCATCCCAATGGATGAGTCGCTGCAGTTCAACTCCTCCCTCCAGAAAATTCACCACGGCATGGATGACCTCATTGGAGGAGGGCACAGTATTCTGGAGGGACTGAGGGCCCAGAGACTGACCTTGAAGGTGGGGGCGCTTCTGGGGGACAGAGAAAAGGCCCCTGGTTTTGGCCTCATCCAACAGTTTGGTACCTGTGTTTACACTGTGATTCCATATCCTCACATTTTGAGATTTTGACAGAATCTGGGATCCTTCCTGTTGGAGCTGAATCATTTCGAGGCCACAGGTCACCACGCTCCCTTCGCCAGTAGCTATTTCTTGCGCTCGCAGCAAAACCTAATTTGGCCTCTCTTGGTAACTAAGTCCTTTTCCATTTTCCGAACCCATCATGAAAGTGCCTGCCACGAAAGGAACCAATAAGACCAAGAAATTCCGGTTTTAGAAATGACAGAATCCATGAGTCTTAAGACGGTAGATGTGGCTGTACATGGTGCCTCCCCCTTCTGCGGCTTCCCTGAGAGCCCTCGCTGTGGACCACCTTGGAACCGAGACCTTTTGTGCTCCTATAACTGATCCCCCGCTGGTGGGGTCTTAGGGCCGCCCTGGTTGACTGGCAGCAGGTCACCAGTTCTAGAGCACCGAGTGCTGACCCACAGCAATCTCCTTAGTCACAGGTGTTTCTAGAAGCCCTGCCTCATTGGCTGAGACTCAAACTGCCCCCCCCACCAGCGCCGCCCCCCGGGAGTGGTTTACAGAAACATTACACAGATTCTGATGTCAGTCCTGGTGTTTCTGCCTCAGCCCTTTTCCTGTATCAGCCCTGATGGATAATGGGGTGTGGGCCGTGCCTGTTATCAGGGTGTGGTCCCCTGTGAACACAGCACTCCCAGCCACTGAGCTGTGAGAAACAGTCACTCGGAAGTGTGAGCTTTATCTTAGTTTTTGTTGGACCATGTTGAGCCTGTCAGCTCTGCAGGACTTTTGGAGGGAGCCGAACAGCCCCGGCCATCTTTACCGGGGACATCAGGCGGGCTGTTGAGGGACACTTGTCCTCCTGTCGGTGGCCGCGGGGCTTCTGATGGTCTGGAAGTGTGGTCTCCAATAGCGGTAATCACAACTGATACATGATGATTCATCAGCCCTTTCTTTAGAAAACTGCCCATATCTCAGAAAAATAGTAAAACCCTTTTGTCTATTTAAAGTTAAGAGAGTATGCGcgagagcagggggtgggggcggggggcttggagacggagagggagaatcttcagcaggcccCATGCCTctcaggggcttgatctcacgaccctgagatcatgacatgagccaaaatcaagagtgggacactaaCCGACtcagcccccaggcgcccctggaaaaccCTATCAGGATAAGACTCACCAAGTCGTGCTAACATTGACCTGGTGGGGGTTAGTTGAGGCTTCTGGTTGAAGCCAGCATTTATTTCCCAGCGAAGTCCGGTGTCACAGGGGAGTCCAAGCTGTCCCCAGAAAGAAGTGCTGGGAAGCCTGCAAGGAGGGTGGAGTTGGAATGTGAAGTTTCTAATTTGGTTTCCTCTGTGCATCTACTCCTGCCTACCTGTCTCTTGTGTCTTGATTtccaccacccacctccagcCCCGCTCCCATCAGGGGTTTTTCTGTCTAAACCATTGGGAAGGAATATAGTGGAGAGCATGAAGGAACTGAGCTGTGATCTGGAGAAATTTGTGGTTGgaaaggaatacttttttttttctcttttaaatttattttcattttcaggtgATTTTAGCTTGATACTGGCACTTCATACAGTGATGAAATCACCTGCTCTCAGCTAAGCAGAGCCTAATGAGACCTAAATTTTACCATCACTGTCGTGGAAAAAACCCTCCTCTGCCAACAGTAAAGTTGGACTCGAGAGGTCTGACTTGAGAGATCCCTCTCTCTGAGGCTTGTTCATCATTGTCTGGGCTGAACCTGGGTTTTGAATTCCTGTCTGTGATGCCTCATGTTGTTTTcacttctgcctcttctctcctcaTTAATGCATTGTTCGTTTAAAAGACCCATGGAGGGCATCAGGGCAGATGCCATCGTAAGGTTACAGTGGGTGGGGTGCGTGGAAGGAGGTTAGGGTCTGCCCCAGGAGTCGTTTATACTCGTTACTTCATAAGAAAATTGAGTGTGCTTATGAACAAAACTtagaaagcagagaggaggggcaggctgGGTGGTGTGGGCTATTGATTTAGGAGTAAAATACCCTTTTGGTTTTGGTGGCGTTTATGTAAGGGGTCGCTGTGTTGGTGTCTGTCATTCCATGTCACCCACGTCAGACCGTTCGGTAAACATGGATGGTTGGCCCACATGTTACATGCCAAAGAATCCTAGAGGTTTCTATTCTACAAGGTGAACAGGCTGACAGCCAGGATTTTGGAGttagggagcagaggaagagttTTTTGAtgttgccctttaaaaaaaaaaaaaacatgtaaaaaatgtaaaatgtaaaaaatttttcttgaggTATAATGTACCTGCACGTGCACAGATCTAATTTGTGCAGGTCGTTGCATTTTGGCAAACACACACCCTTTGTAACTCACACTTCTTTCCTGACAGAGACCATTTCCATCGGCCCTGGACAGTTCCTCCTGCTTTTCCCAGCCAGGCGACCCCTCCTTCCGGGCAGCCATCGTTCTGCTTTATCTCCCCATAAAGTAGTTTTGCCTATTACTGAACTTCATATAGATGTATTTGGAAGTGTGGCTTCTTCCTCTCGGGAGTGTTTTCCAGGCTCTTCCACATTGTTCCATGTCAGTCTTTAGGTACTCTTTATTGTCAGGTAGTATCCCCATTATGCCGATTCACTGAACATTGTCTACCCATTCTCTGGTTGATGTACTCCTGGATTGTTCCCAGTGTTtggctcttct from Mustela nigripes isolate SB6536 chromosome 16, MUSNIG.SB6536, whole genome shotgun sequence includes these protein-coding regions:
- the GOSR2 gene encoding Golgi SNAP receptor complex member 2 isoform X1, translating into MEPLYQQTHKQVHEIQSHMGRLETADKQSLHLVENEIQASIDQIFSHLERLEILSSKEPPNKRQNAKLRVDQLKYDVQHLQTALRNFQHRRYAREQQERQREELLSRTFTTNDSDTTIPMDESLQFNSSLQKIHHGMDDLIGGGHSILEGLRAQRLTLKGTQKKILDIANMLGLSNTVMRLIEKRAFQDKYFMIGGMLLTCVVMFLVVQYLT
- the GOSR2 gene encoding Golgi SNAP receptor complex member 2 isoform X4, with product MEPLYQQTHKQVHEIQSHMGRLETADKQSLHLENEIQASIDQIFSHLERLEILSSKEPPNKRQNAKLRVDQLKYDVQHLQTALRNFQHRRYAREQQERQREELLSRTFTTNGTQKKILDIANMLGLSNTVMRLIEKRAFQDKYFMIGGMLLTCVVMFLVVQYLT
- the GOSR2 gene encoding Golgi SNAP receptor complex member 2 isoform X2; translated protein: MEPLYQQTHKQVHEIQSHMGRLETADKQSLHLENEIQASIDQIFSHLERLEILSSKEPPNKRQNAKLRVDQLKYDVQHLQTALRNFQHRRYAREQQERQREELLSRTFTTNDSDTTIPMDESLQFNSSLQKIHHGMDDLIGGGHSILEGLRAQRLTLKGTQKKILDIANMLGLSNTVMRLIEKRAFQDKYFMIGGMLLTCVVMFLVVQYLT
- the GOSR2 gene encoding Golgi SNAP receptor complex member 2 isoform X3, encoding MEPLYQQTHKQVHEIQSHMGRLETADKQSLHLVENEIQASIDQIFSHLERLEILSSKEPPNKRQNAKLRVDQLKYDVQHLQTALRNFQHRRYAREQQERQREELLSRTFTTNGTQKKILDIANMLGLSNTVMRLIEKRAFQDKYFMIGGMLLTCVVMFLVVQYLT